A portion of the Gemmatimonadota bacterium genome contains these proteins:
- a CDS encoding Gfo/Idh/MocA family oxidoreductase gives MSKIRLGLVGCGGMGHRHLYGLAELHRAGLCRFEPVVACDPRKENAESLAGHVEDHFGIRPAVVASLDEVDAGDLQAVDICTDPRFHHTICAEAVSRGWDVMTEKPMGLTVRACRLMREAADGAGRILSVAENYRRDPVNRLAKALLDAGVIGTPRYMVHNTAGGSNKMMITVWRHLKNVSGLLLDVGVHFADILEYFMGPVSDIYAQTRLHEKIRYNDMAGKDPATASRNSPAGVYEHWQAEMPAEFDVTAEDAAYATLTFQSGAVCQYLEEHATFGRGFWHRGIYGSAGAMELPGDRSGQPFSVALEGKTIEGDALLDLVPDFALDEATAALFGGDRLWKYSFPFPETDRKIIAIEYADFAEAIDEGRQPEVDGYMGMRSVAVSYGIMESGQAGRAVTMDEMMADELGDYQREINDSLGI, from the coding sequence GGCATGGGGCACCGGCACCTTTACGGCCTGGCGGAGCTGCACCGCGCGGGGCTTTGCCGGTTCGAGCCGGTGGTGGCCTGCGACCCCCGCAAGGAGAATGCCGAATCCCTCGCCGGACACGTTGAAGACCATTTCGGCATCCGTCCCGCGGTGGTCGCGAGCCTCGACGAGGTGGACGCCGGCGACCTGCAGGCCGTCGATATCTGCACGGACCCGCGATTCCATCACACTATCTGCGCCGAAGCGGTTTCCAGGGGCTGGGACGTGATGACGGAGAAGCCCATGGGACTTACCGTGCGCGCCTGCCGCCTGATGCGTGAAGCCGCGGACGGCGCCGGGCGCATCCTGTCGGTGGCCGAGAACTACCGCCGGGACCCGGTAAACCGGCTCGCCAAGGCCCTGTTGGACGCCGGCGTGATCGGAACGCCACGCTACATGGTCCACAACACGGCCGGGGGCAGCAACAAGATGATGATCACCGTGTGGCGGCACCTGAAGAACGTCAGCGGCCTGCTCCTCGACGTGGGCGTTCATTTCGCAGATATCCTGGAGTACTTCATGGGGCCGGTGTCGGACATCTACGCCCAGACGCGGCTCCATGAGAAGATCCGCTACAACGACATGGCGGGAAAAGATCCCGCGACGGCCTCCCGCAACTCGCCGGCCGGCGTCTACGAGCACTGGCAGGCGGAGATGCCGGCGGAATTCGACGTGACCGCCGAGGACGCGGCCTATGCCACGCTGACCTTCCAGAGCGGCGCGGTCTGCCAGTACCTGGAAGAGCACGCGACCTTCGGCAGGGGGTTCTGGCACCGGGGCATCTATGGTTCGGCGGGAGCGATGGAACTGCCCGGGGACCGGTCCGGTCAGCCGTTCTCCGTTGCCCTGGAAGGAAAGACCATCGAGGGAGACGCCCTCCTGGATCTCGTGCCCGACTTTGCCCTGGACGAGGCGACCGCGGCGCTGTTCGGAGGCGACCGCCTGTGGAAGTACAGTTTCCCCTTCCCGGAGACGGACCGCAAGATCATCGCCATCGAGTACGCCGATTTCGCGGAGGCCATCGACGAAGGGCGCCAGCCCGAGGTAGACGGGTACATGGGCATGCGGTCGGTCGCCGTGTCCTACGGCATCATGGAATCGGGACAGGCGGGCAGGGCCGTCACCATGGACGAAATGATGGCGGACGAATTAGGCGACTACCAGCGGGAAATCAACGACAGCCTGGGCATCTGA
- a CDS encoding BrxA/BrxB family bacilliredoxin translates to MYDPVLVEPMRRELTDLGVEELKTADEVDALLQEHEGTALVVVNSVCGCAAANARPGVAMALQNKKKPDRITTVFAGMDLEATSKARDYFKGYFPSSPQIALMKDGQVAFMLERHDIEGRTALDVAQRLMMAFNEHCG, encoded by the coding sequence ATGTACGATCCCGTACTCGTTGAACCCATGCGCCGGGAACTGACGGATCTGGGCGTGGAAGAGTTGAAGACCGCCGACGAAGTGGACGCGCTGTTGCAGGAGCACGAGGGTACGGCGCTGGTCGTGGTCAATTCCGTTTGCGGTTGCGCGGCGGCCAATGCGCGGCCGGGCGTCGCCATGGCCCTGCAGAACAAGAAGAAACCGGATCGGATCACCACGGTATTCGCCGGCATGGACCTGGAAGCCACGAGCAAGGCGCGGGACTATTTCAAGGGGTATTTTCCGTCATCGCCGCAGATCGCGTTGATGAAGGACGGCCAGGTGGCGTTCATGCTGGAACGCCATGACATCGAAGGCCGCACGGCGCTGGACGTCGCCCAGCGACTGATGATGGCCTTCAACGAGCACTG
- a CDS encoding sugar phosphate isomerase/epimerase: MKLGYSTWGMPKVEMDEAVPHLASLGYDGIEITVIPGYTTELGTLDGEERRRIRELFARHEVEMPAIAGHTSLLDPDVRQHADNMKRLKDTVELCADLTMGGLVPCLDTTPGGRPEDWTDVRDRLLNEVGDLVDFGARHGVVIAMEPHIGCCLCDVERTLWLLEQIDSEYLKLNYDISHFDVAGVPTAESVAALAPHTVHTHVKDQRGTAPDFEFLIPGEGDFDYVEYLDAMKAAGYDDYITVEVSMMVQQREDYDPRDAAGLAYRTLDAAFEASEAERKR, from the coding sequence ATGAAACTCGGTTATTCCACCTGGGGCATGCCCAAAGTCGAGATGGACGAGGCGGTGCCCCACCTGGCGTCCCTGGGTTACGACGGCATCGAGATTACCGTCATCCCGGGCTATACGACAGAACTGGGCACGCTTGACGGCGAGGAACGCCGCCGGATCCGCGAACTCTTCGCGCGGCACGAAGTGGAGATGCCCGCCATCGCCGGGCACACCAGCCTCCTCGATCCGGACGTGCGGCAGCACGCCGACAACATGAAACGGCTCAAGGATACCGTGGAACTCTGCGCGGACCTGACCATGGGCGGTCTCGTGCCCTGCCTGGACACCACGCCCGGCGGCCGGCCGGAGGATTGGACCGACGTGCGGGACCGGCTGCTGAACGAGGTGGGCGATCTCGTGGATTTCGGCGCCCGCCACGGCGTGGTCATCGCCATGGAGCCCCACATCGGCTGCTGTCTGTGCGACGTGGAACGGACTCTCTGGCTGCTCGAACAGATCGATTCCGAGTACCTGAAGCTCAACTACGACATCAGCCACTTCGACGTGGCCGGCGTGCCCACCGCGGAAAGCGTGGCCGCCCTGGCGCCTCACACCGTGCATACCCACGTGAAGGACCAGCGGGGCACGGCGCCGGACTTCGAATTCCTGATTCCCGGCGAGGGCGATTTCGACTACGTGGAATACCTGGATGCCATGAAGGCGGCCGGATACGACGACTACATCACCGTGGAAGTGAGCATGATGGTGCAGCAGCGGGAGGATTACGATCCCCGCGACGCGGCCGGACTGGCCTATCGAACCCTTGACGCGGCCTTCGAGGCGTCGGAGGCGGAACGAAAGAGGTAG